Below is a genomic region from Neorhizobium galegae.
AGCGATTTCAGGCCGCGAGGCGACAGGCGTCATCGCCAATCTCTATGATACGCTGGTGGAACTCGCGCCGGACAAGAAGACCGTCAATCCGGGTCTCGCCAGCGCCTGGACGGTTGCGGATGACGGCTCGATCACCTTCACGCTGAGGGATGGCGCGAAGTTCACGTCCGGCAACCCGGTCAGAGCCGAAGACGTCATCTGGTCGATCAAGCGCAATATCAGCCTCGGCCTGGTCGGCGCGGGCGTCTGGTCGTCCTTCGGTTACAAGGCCAACAATATCGACCAGCTGCTGACGGCCGACGGCAACAAGATCACCCTCAAGCCGGCTCAGCCGACCGATCCGCAGCTCACGCTCGACATTTTTGGCAAACCGGATGCCAGCGCGGTCATCGACATGAAGACCGCCATGAGCCACGAGGCGAACGGCGACAAGGGCGCGGCCTGGCTGAAGATCAATATTGCCGGTTCCGGCGCCTTCAGCCTGACGCGCTGGGCCTCCAACGAAATGCTCATCCTGACGCGCTTCGACGATTACTGGGGCGAAAAGCCGAAGATGAAGCGGGTGATCTTCCGGCACATGCCGGAGTCCCAGACCAAGCGGCTGATGCTGGAAAAGGGCGACGTGGACGTCGCGATCGGCCTTTCGGTTCCCGATATCGCCGCACTTGGCAAGAACAAGGACGTCGAAGTGCAGAGCACGCCGAGCTCAGGCTTCTACTTCCTCGCCGTGAGCATGAAGGACGAGCGCTTCAAGAACCCGGATGTGCGCCTCGCGATCCGCCACCTGATCGACTATGACGGCATCAACAAGTCGATCATGCCGAACTACGGCACGAAGCGTCTTCGCCCGGTCGCCGAAGGTGTCGTCGGCA
It encodes:
- a CDS encoding ABC transporter substrate-binding protein, coding for MKHVALATALTLSAPVGAYADTPADQLIVGLSMNNILTLDPAAISGREATGVIANLYDTLVELAPDKKTVNPGLASAWTVADDGSITFTLRDGAKFTSGNPVRAEDVIWSIKRNISLGLVGAGVWSSFGYKANNIDQLLTADGNKITLKPAQPTDPQLTLDIFGKPDASAVIDMKTAMSHEANGDKGAAWLKINIAGSGAFSLTRWASNEMLILTRFDDYWGEKPKMKRVIFRHMPESQTKRLMLEKGDVDVAIGLSVPDIAALGKNKDVEVQSTPSSGFYFLAVSMKDERFKNPDVRLAIRHLIDYDGINKSIMPNYGTKRLRPVAEGVVGSLADPDYKLDVAKAKELLAKAGYPDGFPVRLLTLNEPPFTDTATAIQATLAQAGIKAEIVQGAGDQIYGPMRERKFEMLVGRGGGGQEPHPHSNLRALVINPNNADDAKLSGIIGWRTSFFDQQLNDMSAKALVERDQAKQKTAYEDIQKRYEELVPALQPISAVIDSVVYRADVKGYVNHYGWTVRLRSVSKQR